The following proteins are co-located in the Noviherbaspirillum sp. UKPF54 genome:
- a CDS encoding cation diffusion facilitator family transporter has protein sequence MTESRIVVYGAIAGNLAIATTKFIVAGITGSAAMLSEAVHSTVDTGDGVLLLIGLHRSRRPPDPEHPFGYGKELYFWSLIVAVLIFGVGGGISAYEGVLHIMHPEPLYDPTWNYVVLGSAALFEGASFAIAVRAVLKNKGDQPFLKALHVSKDPSTFTVVAEDSAALIGLLLAALGVWSSHHFGMPELDGAASIAIGLLLAGVAVLLIHESRSLLVGEGVDLDMAREIRRMAQSDPAVASVAHPLTMYFGPDEVLLTLDVKFRNGVSGGDIAIAVNRIERAIRERFRSIKRIYIEAKPIAAAAQG, from the coding sequence ATGACTGAATCCCGTATCGTGGTCTACGGCGCGATTGCCGGCAACCTTGCGATCGCCACGACCAAGTTCATCGTTGCCGGCATCACCGGCAGCGCGGCCATGCTGTCCGAAGCGGTCCATTCCACCGTCGATACCGGCGACGGCGTGCTGCTGCTCATCGGGCTGCACCGCAGCAGGCGGCCGCCAGACCCGGAACACCCGTTCGGCTACGGCAAGGAGCTGTATTTCTGGAGCCTGATCGTCGCCGTCCTCATCTTCGGCGTGGGCGGCGGCATTTCTGCGTACGAAGGCGTGCTGCACATCATGCACCCGGAGCCGCTGTATGACCCGACGTGGAACTACGTCGTGCTTGGCAGCGCCGCCTTGTTCGAGGGCGCCAGCTTTGCGATCGCGGTACGCGCCGTGCTGAAAAACAAGGGCGACCAGCCTTTCCTGAAAGCGCTGCATGTCAGCAAGGACCCGAGCACATTCACCGTGGTCGCCGAGGACAGCGCGGCGCTGATCGGCCTGCTGCTGGCAGCCCTCGGCGTCTGGAGCAGCCACCATTTCGGCATGCCAGAACTGGATGGCGCGGCATCGATCGCGATCGGCCTACTGCTGGCCGGCGTGGCGGTGCTGCTGATCCATGAAAGCCGCAGCCTGCTCGTGGGCGAGGGAGTGGATCTCGACATGGCGCGCGAAATCCGCAGGATGGCGCAGTCGGACCCCGCGGTAGCGTCTGTGGCGCACCCGCTGACCATGTACTTCGGCCCCGACGAGGTATTGCTCACGCTGGATGTCAAGTTCCGCAACGGCGTGTCCGGCGGCGATATCGCCATCGCGGTCAACCGTATCGAGCGCGCCATCCGCGAACGCTTCCGCTCGATCAAGCGCATCTATATCGAGGCCAAGCCGATCGCGGCGGCGGCGCAGGGCTGA
- a CDS encoding SDR family oxidoreductase, translating to MSEQRLKGELALVTGSDSGIGQATAIAFAREGADVVITYFHDRQGAERTAREVEAAGRKAAVYQLDVRESSRVAQLFRDVKGAQGVPTILVNDAGIDAAGKMVKDMSDADWDDAIRTNLYGPFYCCREFIRAIEGSGRHGCIINITSVHQEIPRAGASGYDSAKGGLRNLTTTLALELAEKNINVNNIAPGMVLTPMNQSAVDDPEVLKKQVQSIPMKRAARPEEIAHAAVFLASAQASYIHGTTLVVDGALMLFQGQGA from the coding sequence ATGAGCGAACAACGATTGAAGGGCGAACTGGCGCTCGTCACCGGATCGGATTCAGGCATCGGCCAGGCGACGGCGATTGCATTTGCCCGCGAAGGCGCCGATGTCGTCATTACCTATTTTCATGACCGCCAGGGGGCGGAGCGCACCGCGCGCGAGGTCGAAGCGGCGGGACGCAAGGCGGCCGTCTACCAGCTCGACGTGCGCGAATCCAGCCGCGTCGCGCAACTGTTCCGGGACGTGAAGGGCGCGCAGGGCGTGCCGACCATCCTGGTCAACGACGCCGGCATCGACGCGGCGGGCAAGATGGTCAAGGACATGAGCGACGCCGACTGGGACGACGCGATCCGCACCAACCTGTACGGGCCGTTCTACTGCTGCCGCGAATTCATCCGCGCCATCGAAGGCTCCGGTCGCCACGGCTGCATCATCAACATCACCAGCGTGCACCAGGAAATTCCGCGCGCCGGCGCCTCCGGTTACGACAGCGCCAAGGGCGGGCTGCGCAACCTGACCACCACGCTGGCGCTGGAACTGGCGGAAAAAAATATCAACGTCAACAACATCGCGCCCGGCATGGTGCTCACACCGATGAACCAGAGCGCGGTGGATGACCCCGAGGTGCTCAAAAAGCAGGTGCAGTCTATCCCGATGAAGCGTGCCGCCAGGCCGGAAGAGATTGCCCACGCCGCGGTCTTTCTTGCGTCGGCGCAGGCGAGCTACATCCACGGCACCACGCTCGTGGTGGACGGGGCACTGATGCTGTTCCAGGGACAGGGCGCCTAG
- a CDS encoding SDR family oxidoreductase — MHGQVVVITGSSAGIGRATAVEFARHGWRVALLARGADGLEGAREEVELAGGEAMIVPTDVADQAQVEAAAAAVERAWGTIDVWVNNAMATIFCPVTGITPEDFRRATEVTYLGAVWGTMAALKRMKPRDRGAIVQVGSALAYRSIPLQAPYCGAKSALRGFTDSLRSELIHDKSKVYLTMVHLSAFNTPQFDWGRTCMPDQPKPLGKIFQPEVAARGIYWAAVHRRRELWVGWPAAQAILGTKFIPGFLDHMLAHKAYEGQEGKKHVSPERRDNLYRPVPGDHGAHGRFDGKALDRSAQLWLDTHRWAVAAATLVLLVLLVLAGVLLGP, encoded by the coding sequence ATGCATGGCCAGGTCGTCGTCATCACCGGGTCGTCGGCCGGCATCGGCCGCGCCACCGCCGTCGAATTCGCCCGCCACGGCTGGCGCGTCGCCCTGCTGGCGCGCGGCGCGGACGGCCTGGAAGGCGCGCGCGAGGAGGTGGAACTGGCCGGCGGCGAGGCCATGATCGTGCCGACCGACGTGGCCGACCAGGCGCAGGTGGAGGCGGCGGCCGCAGCGGTGGAGCGCGCGTGGGGCACGATCGACGTCTGGGTCAACAATGCGATGGCGACCATTTTTTGCCCGGTGACCGGCATCACCCCGGAAGACTTCCGGCGCGCCACCGAAGTCACCTACCTTGGCGCGGTGTGGGGCACGATGGCCGCCCTGAAGCGCATGAAGCCGCGCGACCGCGGCGCGATCGTGCAGGTCGGGTCGGCACTGGCATACCGTTCGATCCCGCTGCAGGCGCCGTACTGCGGCGCCAAGAGCGCGCTGCGCGGCTTCACCGACTCACTGCGTTCGGAGCTGATCCACGACAAGAGCAAGGTCTACCTGACCATGGTGCACCTGTCGGCTTTCAACACGCCGCAATTCGATTGGGGCCGCACCTGCATGCCGGACCAGCCCAAGCCGTTGGGCAAGATCTTCCAGCCCGAAGTGGCTGCGCGCGGCATCTACTGGGCGGCCGTGCACCGGCGGCGGGAACTGTGGGTGGGCTGGCCGGCGGCGCAGGCCATCCTCGGCACCAAATTTATTCCCGGCTTCCTTGACCATATGCTCGCGCACAAGGCGTACGAAGGGCAGGAGGGAAAGAAACATGTGTCGCCGGAGCGGCGCGACAACCTGTACCGGCCGGTCCCGGGCGACCACGGCGCGCATGGCCGCTTCGACGGCAAGGCGCTCGACCGGAGCGCGCAACTGTGGCTCGATACGCATCGCTGGGCCGTGGCGGCGGCCACGCTGGTCTTGCTCGTCTTGCTGGTGCTGGCGGGCGTGCTGCTTGGCCCTTGA
- a CDS encoding cytochrome C oxidase subunit IV family protein: MSDSSLRETIRNSLLVWAALIVLLLITFGSAYLKLGAWNSVLNLAIAAVKAALVAVFFMHLRGAPALLRIAASAAILTLALLFGLSQADYATRTLHGAPWQSPPVRQTGG; the protein is encoded by the coding sequence ATGAGCGATTCTTCGCTGCGCGAGACGATCCGGAATAGCCTGCTGGTGTGGGCCGCGCTGATCGTCCTGCTGCTGATCACCTTTGGCAGCGCCTACCTGAAACTGGGGGCGTGGAACAGCGTGCTCAATCTCGCCATCGCGGCCGTCAAGGCGGCGCTGGTCGCGGTCTTTTTCATGCACCTGCGCGGCGCGCCGGCCCTGCTGCGCATTGCGGCGTCCGCGGCGATTCTGACGCTGGCGCTGCTGTTCGGGCTGTCGCAGGCCGACTATGCGACGCGCACGCTGCACGGGGCGCCCTGGCAATCGCCGCCGGTGCGCCAGACAGGAGGATAG
- a CDS encoding cytochrome c oxidase subunit 3, which produces MNIAEQFDDAPQQEQAATFGMWIFLATELMFFGPLLFGYSYARSHFPEGVAAASRHTEVMLGTLNTAVLLTSSLLMAIAVQACKADAVRLARGMLLLVAALGFVFLAIKGAEYRHEWREHLFPGAGFAFADARHAPAAEIFYFLYFALTGLHALHLTIGIVMVLAFAAGLLRGGRSFASAERVEVAGLYWHFVDVIWIFLYPILYLVGRSG; this is translated from the coding sequence ATGAATATCGCCGAACAGTTCGACGACGCCCCCCAGCAGGAGCAGGCCGCCACCTTCGGCATGTGGATTTTCCTGGCGACCGAACTGATGTTCTTCGGCCCGCTGCTGTTCGGCTATTCCTATGCGCGCTCCCACTTCCCGGAAGGCGTCGCCGCAGCCAGCCGGCATACCGAAGTCATGCTCGGCACGCTCAATACCGCCGTCCTCTTGACCAGCAGCCTGCTGATGGCTATCGCGGTGCAGGCGTGCAAGGCCGATGCGGTGCGGCTGGCACGCGGCATGCTCCTGCTGGTGGCGGCGCTCGGCTTCGTGTTCCTGGCGATCAAGGGAGCCGAGTACCGGCACGAATGGCGGGAGCACCTGTTCCCGGGGGCAGGCTTCGCGTTTGCGGACGCGCGACACGCCCCGGCAGCGGAGATTTTCTATTTCCTGTATTTCGCGCTGACCGGCCTGCATGCGCTGCACCTGACGATAGGGATCGTCATGGTGCTGGCGTTCGCCGCCGGACTGTTGCGCGGAGGGCGCAGCTTCGCCAGCGCCGAGCGCGTGGAGGTGGCCGGGCTGTACTGGCATTTCGTCGACGTGATCTGGATCTTCCTGTATCCGATCCTGTACCTGGTGGGGAGAAGCGGATGA
- the ctaD gene encoding cytochrome c oxidase subunit I, which yields MHARVTEQAGGDYLSDGYSLRSWLTTRDHKRIAWLYLVSITAFFFVGGAAATLIRIELATPQGDLVSSDTYNRLFTAHGVIMVWLFLIPSIPSALGNFLMPMMIGARDLAFPRLNLASWYFYLCGGIFTLAALIAGGVDTGWTFYTPFSTMFSNSHVILAITGVFIVGFSSILTGLNFIVTVHTMRAPGMTWFRLPLFVWANYATSVILVLATPVLAMTLLLLAAERLLHVGIFDPALGGDPLLFQHLFWFYSHPAVYIMVLPAMGVASEIIPCFARKHVFGYRFMAYAILGIATIGFLVWGHHMFVSGQSVYASMVFSILSFLVAIPSAIKVFNWTATLYKGRITFSAPMLYALGFVGLFTIGGLTGLVLASLALDVHLTDTYFVIAHFHYIMVGGSVMAYFGGLHFWWPKMTGRMYPEMWGRAAAVLIFFGFNLTFFPQYLLGYGGMPRRYHSYPPEFQVLNILSSAGAAILAAGYLLPLGYLLWSLFYGKRAGPNPWHATGLEWQTASPPPRRNFEATPTVTREAYMYDPVTGRESPQ from the coding sequence ATGCACGCACGGGTCACTGAACAGGCGGGCGGCGATTATCTGAGCGACGGCTATTCGCTGAGATCGTGGCTGACCACGCGCGACCACAAGCGCATCGCCTGGCTCTACCTGGTGTCGATCACGGCCTTCTTCTTCGTCGGCGGCGCCGCCGCCACCCTGATCCGGATCGAACTGGCCACGCCGCAGGGCGACCTGGTGTCGTCCGACACCTACAACCGCCTGTTCACGGCGCACGGCGTGATCATGGTGTGGCTGTTCCTGATCCCGTCGATCCCTTCCGCGCTGGGCAACTTCCTGATGCCGATGATGATAGGCGCGCGCGACCTGGCCTTCCCGCGCCTGAATCTGGCGAGCTGGTACTTCTACCTGTGCGGCGGCATCTTCACACTGGCGGCGCTCATCGCCGGCGGGGTCGACACCGGCTGGACCTTCTACACGCCGTTCTCGACCATGTTCTCCAACAGCCATGTGATCCTCGCGATCACCGGCGTGTTCATCGTCGGCTTTTCCTCGATCCTGACCGGGCTGAACTTCATCGTCACCGTGCACACCATGCGCGCGCCGGGCATGACCTGGTTCCGCCTGCCGCTGTTCGTGTGGGCTAATTACGCGACGTCCGTCATCCTGGTGCTGGCCACGCCGGTGCTGGCGATGACGCTGCTGCTGCTGGCGGCCGAGCGCCTGCTGCACGTGGGCATCTTCGATCCGGCGCTGGGCGGCGACCCGCTCCTGTTCCAGCACCTGTTCTGGTTCTATTCGCACCCGGCGGTGTACATCATGGTACTGCCGGCCATGGGCGTGGCCAGCGAGATCATCCCTTGCTTCGCGCGCAAGCACGTGTTCGGCTACCGTTTCATGGCCTACGCCATCCTCGGCATCGCAACCATCGGCTTCCTGGTCTGGGGCCACCACATGTTCGTGTCGGGCCAGTCGGTCTACGCCAGCATGGTGTTTTCGATCCTGTCCTTCCTGGTCGCGATCCCGTCCGCGATCAAGGTGTTCAACTGGACCGCGACCCTGTACAAGGGACGCATCACGTTTTCCGCGCCGATGCTGTACGCGCTCGGCTTCGTCGGCCTGTTCACCATCGGCGGGCTGACCGGGCTGGTGCTGGCGTCGCTGGCGCTCGACGTGCACCTGACCGATACCTATTTCGTGATCGCGCACTTCCACTACATCATGGTCGGCGGTTCGGTGATGGCGTATTTCGGCGGCCTGCATTTCTGGTGGCCGAAGATGACCGGGCGCATGTACCCGGAAATGTGGGGCAGGGCGGCGGCCGTGCTGATCTTCTTCGGCTTCAACCTGACCTTCTTCCCGCAATACCTGCTCGGCTACGGCGGCATGCCGCGCCGCTACCACAGCTATCCGCCGGAATTCCAGGTGTTGAACATTCTGTCCTCGGCCGGCGCGGCGATTCTCGCCGCCGGCTATCTGCTGCCGCTGGGCTACCTGCTGTGGTCGCTGTTCTACGGCAAGCGGGCCGGGCCGAACCCCTGGCATGCCACCGGGCTGGAATGGCAGACAGCGTCGCCGCCGCCCAGGCGCAATTTCGAGGCGACCCCGACCGTCACGCGGGAAGCCTACATGTACGATCCGGTCACCGGCAGGGAGTCGCCGCAATGA
- the coxB gene encoding cytochrome c oxidase subunit II, translating into MNGGFYLLPPSASDAAARYDILMLAEFLLTGFVALAVAFLIVYFSVRYRRDSGADRSAAPVRGRRLEIAWTVIPLLLFLCAFAWAAYDYAQLHRERPDATPVFVVAKQWMWKLEHTNGRREIDELHLPLGQPVRLVMTSQDVIHSFYVPAFRIKQDVVPGRYTTISFTPTEAGEFHLFCAEYCGTEHAAMRGRVVVMRPDQFAAWLQQGNASEGMAARGFELYRRYGCSGCHEAQSSVHAPDLHGLLGRTVHLQDGRTLVADEAYVRDSVLLPKKDVVAGYEPIMPSFAGQIGEEDLLAIIEYLRSTGGGDARTGH; encoded by the coding sequence ATGAACGGGGGCTTTTACCTGCTGCCGCCGAGCGCGTCGGATGCGGCCGCCCGCTATGACATCCTGATGCTGGCGGAATTCCTGCTGACCGGCTTCGTCGCGCTCGCGGTGGCTTTCCTGATCGTCTATTTTTCGGTGCGCTACCGCCGCGATTCAGGCGCGGACCGCAGCGCCGCCCCCGTGCGCGGGCGCCGGCTGGAGATCGCCTGGACCGTGATTCCGCTGCTGCTGTTCCTGTGCGCCTTCGCCTGGGCCGCCTACGATTACGCGCAGCTGCACCGCGAGCGGCCCGATGCTACGCCGGTGTTCGTGGTGGCCAAGCAGTGGATGTGGAAGCTGGAGCATACCAACGGGCGGCGCGAGATCGACGAGCTGCACCTGCCGCTGGGCCAGCCGGTGCGGCTGGTGATGACGTCGCAGGACGTGATCCACAGCTTCTACGTGCCGGCCTTCCGCATCAAGCAGGACGTGGTGCCGGGCCGTTACACCACGATTTCCTTCACCCCGACCGAGGCCGGTGAGTTCCACCTGTTCTGCGCCGAATACTGCGGCACCGAGCATGCCGCCATGCGCGGGCGCGTGGTGGTGATGCGTCCGGACCAGTTCGCCGCCTGGCTGCAGCAGGGCAATGCGTCCGAAGGCATGGCCGCGCGCGGATTCGAACTGTACCGGCGGTACGGCTGCAGCGGCTGCCACGAGGCGCAGTCGTCGGTGCATGCGCCCGACCTGCACGGCCTGCTGGGGCGCACCGTGCACCTGCAGGACGGCCGCACGCTGGTGGCGGACGAAGCCTATGTGCGCGATTCGGTGCTGTTGCCGAAGAAGGATGTCGTCGCCGGCTACGAGCCGATCATGCCGTCGTTCGCCGGGCAGATCGGGGAGGAAGACTTGCTGGCGATTATCGAATACCTGCGTTCCACGGGAGGCGGCGATGCACGCACGGGTCACTGA
- a CDS encoding SCO family protein, translating into MTRLLLILCLLSAAPGHALAQPLAYPASPQAQFRQRLDAQLPLAAAFTDDDGRRVSLGAFFGARPVVLVLGYYHCPNLCSTLLDGVLETLAGAGLPPRAYRVLGVSIDPTENAAIAARKKASYAPLVAHGGGELHLLTGSAPQIADLARSAGFEYGYDEAARQYAHAAGFIVATPDGRISHYFMGVRFDPRDVRLALVDASAGRIGSPVDRLLLLCSHYAPATGRYSAAAMALVRAVCLAVLAGLVLWMWRPAGRRKA; encoded by the coding sequence ATGACGCGCCTGCTGCTGATTCTCTGCCTTTTGTCGGCCGCGCCCGGGCACGCGTTGGCGCAGCCGCTCGCCTATCCTGCGTCGCCGCAGGCGCAGTTCCGGCAGCGCCTCGACGCACAACTGCCGCTGGCGGCCGCGTTCACCGACGACGACGGGCGGCGCGTATCGCTCGGCGCCTTCTTCGGCGCGCGTCCGGTGGTGCTGGTGCTCGGCTACTACCATTGCCCGAACCTGTGCAGCACGCTGCTGGACGGCGTACTTGAAACCCTGGCCGGCGCAGGGTTGCCGCCGCGCGCCTACCGCGTGCTGGGCGTGAGCATCGATCCGACGGAAAACGCGGCCATCGCCGCCCGCAAGAAGGCGTCCTATGCGCCGCTGGTCGCACATGGCGGCGGCGAGCTGCACCTGCTGACCGGAAGCGCGCCGCAGATCGCGGACCTGGCGCGCAGCGCAGGATTCGAATACGGCTACGATGAGGCGGCGCGCCAGTACGCGCATGCGGCCGGCTTCATCGTGGCCACGCCGGACGGGCGCATATCGCATTACTTCATGGGCGTGCGTTTCGATCCGCGCGACGTGCGGCTGGCGCTGGTGGACGCCTCGGCGGGCCGCATCGGCTCGCCGGTCGACCGCCTGCTGCTGCTGTGCTCGCACTACGCTCCGGCCACCGGACGCTATAGTGCGGCGGCCATGGCGCTGGTGCGCGCGGTGTGCCTGGCGGTGCTGGCGGGCCTCGTCCTGTGGATGTGGCGCCCGGCCGGGCGGAGGAAGGCATGA
- a CDS encoding cytochrome c — protein sequence MRRAHFLVCACGLIGFLAGCEKAKQDMYDQPRYKPFARSDLFPDGSSSRTPPPASVPYSGGPFAGTSSGRIGAGDVSEEIAASEARSNPYPVTMQLLRRGQERFGIYCAPCHSPAGDGDGLVARRGFPHPPSYHSERLRQAPDRHFFDVISNGYGIMYPYADRVAPADRWAIVAYIRALQLSQNANANSLPPESRQRLADISRSSAGTRGEGGAQ from the coding sequence ATGAGACGCGCGCATTTTCTCGTGTGCGCCTGCGGCCTGATCGGATTCCTCGCAGGATGTGAAAAGGCCAAGCAGGACATGTACGACCAGCCGCGCTACAAGCCGTTTGCGCGCAGCGACCTGTTCCCCGACGGCAGCTCGTCGCGCACGCCGCCGCCCGCCAGCGTGCCGTATTCGGGCGGGCCGTTCGCCGGCACCTCGAGCGGGCGCATCGGCGCCGGCGACGTCAGCGAAGAGATCGCCGCGTCGGAGGCGCGGTCCAATCCGTATCCGGTCACCATGCAGCTGCTGCGGCGCGGGCAGGAGCGTTTCGGCATCTACTGCGCGCCCTGCCACAGCCCGGCGGGCGACGGCGACGGACTGGTGGCGCGGCGCGGCTTCCCGCATCCGCCGTCCTATCACAGCGAGAGGCTGCGGCAGGCGCCGGACCGGCATTTCTTCGACGTGATCAGCAACGGCTACGGCATCATGTACCCGTACGCGGACCGGGTCGCGCCGGCCGACCGCTGGGCGATCGTGGCCTATATCCGGGCGCTGCAGCTGAGCCAGAATGCGAACGCCAATAGCCTGCCGCCGGAGTCGCGGCAGCGGCTGGCTGACATCTCCCGGTCATCCGCAGGGACAAGAGGGGAAGGAGGCGCGCAATGA
- a CDS encoding DUF3341 domain-containing protein, protein MSYGLIAEFRTGEALLEAVRRAREDGYREMEAYAPYPIEGIAEAVGFTRDRVPLMTLLGGFAGGLGGYFLQWYSAVIDFPINVGGRPLHSWPSFIVPTFELTILGAALAAVFGMLAANGLPRLRHPVFDAPDFGQATRNRFFLCLPARDPRFDATRSRAFLQGLDPLSVAEVPQ, encoded by the coding sequence GTGAGCTACGGTCTGATCGCCGAATTCCGCACCGGCGAAGCCTTGCTGGAGGCGGTGCGGCGCGCGCGCGAGGACGGCTACCGCGAAATGGAGGCGTATGCCCCGTATCCGATCGAAGGCATCGCCGAGGCGGTCGGCTTCACGCGCGACCGGGTGCCGCTGATGACGCTGCTGGGCGGCTTCGCCGGCGGGCTGGGCGGCTATTTCCTGCAATGGTATTCGGCGGTGATCGACTTTCCGATCAATGTCGGCGGACGCCCGCTGCACAGCTGGCCGTCGTTCATCGTGCCCACCTTCGAACTGACCATCCTGGGGGCGGCGCTGGCGGCGGTGTTCGGGATGCTGGCGGCCAACGGCCTGCCGCGCCTGCGCCATCCGGTGTTCGATGCGCCGGATTTCGGGCAGGCCACGCGCAACCGCTTCTTCCTGTGCCTGCCGGCGCGCGATCCGCGCTTCGACGCGACGCGCAGCAGGGCGTTCCTGCAGGGACTGGACCCGCTGTCGGTGGCGGAGGTGCCGCAATGA
- the nrfD gene encoding NrfD/PsrC family molybdoenzyme membrane anchor subunit, with product MNEATQQPPVSKDIGVLRAGWGYASVSDKIANLVLQRPVRWPWLTAFLFTFAGTLVFFGATAWLFSQGVGIWGVDIPVAWGFAIGNFVWWIGIGHAGTFISAFLLLLRQKWRTSINRFAEAMTLFAAGIAGIFPILHLGRPWFFYWLIPYPDVMNVWPQWRSPLVWDIFAISTYLIVSLLFWYVGLIPDLGTLRDRACARGRRFATFAYGLLALGWRGEARHWARYESAYLLLAGLATPLVISVHSVVSLDFAIGNTPGYHSTIFPPYFVAGALFSGFAMVLTLAIPLRHFFGLHDFITQRHLANAAKIMLVTSLIVAYGYAAEIFTSFYSADEYEQYMTVNRWVGPYAPVYWAMMFCNVAVPQLLWLRRVRHNVVILFALSIVVNLGMWMERFLIVVTSLHRDFMPSAWGMFYPTVWDWTHLLGSIAFFVFLFLLFIRFLPAISIAEMRELVHESAEKKS from the coding sequence ATGAACGAAGCGACACAGCAGCCTCCCGTCTCGAAAGACATCGGCGTGCTGCGCGCCGGATGGGGATACGCGAGCGTGTCCGACAAGATCGCCAACCTGGTGCTGCAGCGCCCGGTGCGCTGGCCGTGGCTGACCGCGTTCCTGTTCACGTTCGCCGGCACGCTGGTGTTTTTCGGCGCGACCGCCTGGCTGTTCTCGCAGGGCGTCGGCATCTGGGGCGTGGACATCCCGGTGGCCTGGGGCTTCGCAATCGGCAATTTCGTCTGGTGGATCGGCATCGGCCATGCCGGCACCTTCATCTCGGCCTTCCTGCTGCTGCTGCGGCAGAAGTGGCGCACCTCGATCAACCGCTTCGCCGAGGCGATGACGCTGTTCGCGGCGGGCATCGCGGGCATTTTCCCGATCCTGCACCTGGGCCGCCCGTGGTTCTTCTACTGGCTCATCCCTTACCCGGATGTGATGAACGTGTGGCCGCAATGGCGCAGCCCGCTGGTATGGGACATCTTCGCCATCAGCACCTACCTGATCGTGTCGCTGCTGTTCTGGTATGTCGGCCTGATCCCGGATCTTGGCACGCTGCGCGACCGCGCCTGCGCGCGCGGCCGGCGCTTCGCGACCTTCGCCTACGGCCTGCTGGCGCTGGGATGGCGCGGCGAGGCGCGGCACTGGGCGCGCTACGAAAGCGCCTACCTGCTGCTGGCGGGGCTGGCCACGCCGCTGGTGATCTCGGTGCACTCGGTGGTGTCGCTCGACTTCGCCATCGGCAACACGCCCGGCTACCACTCGACCATCTTCCCGCCGTACTTCGTGGCCGGCGCGCTGTTTTCCGGCTTCGCGATGGTGCTCACGCTGGCCATCCCGCTGCGCCATTTCTTCGGCCTGCACGATTTCATCACGCAGCGGCACCTGGCGAACGCGGCCAAGATCATGCTGGTGACCAGCCTGATCGTCGCCTATGGCTATGCCGCCGAAATCTTCACGTCCTTCTACAGCGCCGACGAGTATGAGCAATACATGACGGTCAACCGCTGGGTCGGCCCCTACGCGCCGGTGTACTGGGCCATGATGTTCTGCAATGTGGCCGTGCCCCAGCTGCTGTGGCTGCGGCGCGTGCGGCACAACGTGGTGATCCTGTTCGCGCTCAGCATCGTGGTCAATCTCGGCATGTGGATGGAGCGTTTCCTGATCGTCGTGACCAGCCTGCACCGCGATTTCATGCCGTCGGCCTGGGGCATGTTCTATCCGACCGTGTGGGACTGGACCCATCTGCTGGGATCGATCGCCTTCTTCGTGTTCCTGTTCCTGCTGTTCATCCGCTTTTTGCCCGCGATTTCGATTGCCGAGATGCGCGAGCTGGTGCACGAAAGCGCGGAGAAGAAATCGTGA